A portion of the Vibrio coralliirubri genome contains these proteins:
- a CDS encoding ABC transporter permease has protein sequence MLRALYFVVIAVCIIPTIPGVAGVVASSLSFIPPLGLEEPTLNGFSQVLQWEGAWHSIGLSLGSAIASSYIACFLTFCILQASWGNKFWRKIELTLSPMLAIPHVAFAIGFAFLFSPTGLGARAVHHLLGESATSSELALLVKDPYAFGLIIMLALKEVPFLLLMSISILQQIDVERITKVSASLGYSRAQIWWKCIFPQWFTKLRFPMLAVLAYSVSVVDIALIIGPTNPPTFAVLVWQWFNDPDLNLLPRAAAGAIVLFGLASLIIALARLVEWAVLKYFRTWQYSGRTGANLPGKTVFTVLASLSLLIIPLMVIWSVAQRWRFPDLLPSRYSMRFWEFEWDGIMSTVGQSLWIGLIAASVALLLALIAHEYRIKYKWQVPGFIIAIPMLIPQLSVLFGMQVTTLYIGSSAYEFWVIWAHVFFAFPFVYLSLDGPWKSFNDGLIKASLSLGKSPFQSWYSIKLPILLPAIAFAWAVGVSVSLAQYLPTLMLGAGRISTITTEAVALTSGFDRRVTAIYAIWQALLPLFFFSLAILVSRLQLRYRRLTFKGFLSNESVPQRPRHP, from the coding sequence ATGCTACGCGCTCTATATTTTGTTGTTATAGCTGTATGCATTATCCCAACCATTCCTGGGGTAGCGGGAGTCGTGGCTTCGTCACTGAGCTTCATCCCGCCTCTTGGTTTAGAGGAGCCGACACTCAACGGCTTTAGCCAAGTCTTGCAATGGGAAGGGGCTTGGCACTCTATTGGCTTAAGCCTAGGTTCAGCAATTGCAAGCAGCTACATAGCCTGCTTCCTGACCTTTTGTATTCTTCAAGCCTCTTGGGGAAACAAGTTTTGGAGAAAGATTGAGTTAACACTATCACCAATGCTTGCCATTCCACATGTGGCTTTCGCTATCGGCTTTGCATTTCTGTTTAGCCCAACGGGGCTTGGCGCAAGAGCGGTACATCACTTGCTCGGCGAATCGGCTACGAGCTCTGAATTGGCGTTATTGGTGAAAGACCCATACGCGTTCGGCTTAATCATTATGCTCGCACTTAAAGAAGTCCCCTTCTTGTTGCTGATGAGCATTTCGATACTTCAACAAATTGATGTAGAACGTATCACCAAGGTCAGTGCATCTCTGGGTTATAGCCGTGCTCAGATCTGGTGGAAATGTATTTTCCCACAATGGTTTACTAAGCTTCGCTTCCCAATGCTGGCGGTACTCGCTTACAGTGTCTCGGTTGTCGATATTGCTCTGATCATTGGCCCAACCAATCCACCGACCTTTGCCGTTTTGGTATGGCAATGGTTCAACGATCCTGATCTTAACCTACTTCCGCGAGCTGCTGCTGGTGCCATCGTTTTATTTGGTTTAGCTTCGTTGATCATCGCCTTGGCGCGTTTAGTTGAATGGGCGGTTCTTAAGTACTTTCGAACTTGGCAGTATTCCGGAAGAACAGGGGCAAACCTTCCGGGGAAAACGGTGTTCACAGTCCTTGCTAGTCTTTCACTGCTGATCATTCCATTGATGGTAATTTGGAGCGTTGCTCAGCGTTGGCGCTTCCCTGATTTACTGCCGAGCCGCTACAGCATGCGCTTCTGGGAGTTCGAGTGGGATGGCATCATGAGCACCGTTGGTCAAAGCTTATGGATTGGCCTTATTGCCGCTTCAGTCGCTCTGTTACTTGCGCTGATTGCTCACGAATACAGAATCAAATACAAGTGGCAAGTTCCGGGCTTCATTATCGCTATCCCAATGTTAATACCTCAACTCTCGGTATTGTTTGGTATGCAAGTCACGACCCTCTACATCGGCAGTAGTGCCTATGAGTTCTGGGTGATTTGGGCGCATGTTTTCTTTGCTTTCCCGTTTGTGTATCTGTCTTTGGACGGCCCGTGGAAAAGCTTCAATGATGGGTTGATTAAAGCCTCGCTGAGCCTAGGTAAATCGCCATTTCAGAGTTGGTATTCGATCAAACTGCCAATCTTGCTTCCTGCTATTGCCTTTGCTTGGGCGGTCGGGGTCAGCGTGAGTTTGGCTCAGTACCTTCCAACATTGATGCTCGGCGCGGGCCGTATTAGCACGATCACCACAGAAGCCGTTGCCCTAACCAGTGGTTTCGACCGCAGGGTGACAGCAATCTATGCCATTTGGCAGGCCCTATTGCCTCTGTTCTTTTTCTCTTTAGCGATATTAGTCAGCCGACTTCAACTTAGATATCGCCGTCTTACTTTTAAAGGTTTCCTAAGTAATGAGTCTGTACCTCAACGACCTCGCCATCCGTAA
- a CDS encoding ABC transporter substrate-binding protein, with protein MNKIVSTLGIMATVAYSATIYADEATSTDSWNQIEQQAEGETVYFHAWGGSQEINRYLQWAGKKLQSDYGVTLKHVKVTDIAETTTRLLAEKAAGKNSEGSVDIVWINGENFRSMKDNALLFGPFTESLPNWQYVDKSLPIDVDFSEPTEGLEAPWGVGQLVFIHDQETLHNPPQSFSEMLSYAQAFPNRLSYPRPPEFHGTSFIKSLLIELTNNNPALAQPVSEGNFQEVTAPLWAYLDKFHKVAWRGGKQFPAGTSESIQLLDDGQIDLAITFNPNSVYSAQASGRLAETTKAYALESGALSNIHFLAIPWNANATAGAQVTINFLLSPEAQSRKGDLNVWGDPSVLSSKYLTGSAKNTQQFKSVDEPHPSWQNALEKEWLKRYGN; from the coding sequence ATGAACAAGATAGTAAGTACGTTAGGAATCATGGCAACCGTTGCATACAGCGCAACCATTTATGCTGATGAAGCAACATCAACCGACAGCTGGAACCAAATAGAACAGCAGGCAGAGGGAGAAACTGTCTACTTTCACGCTTGGGGCGGAAGCCAAGAGATCAATCGTTACCTACAGTGGGCAGGCAAGAAATTACAAAGTGACTACGGTGTCACGTTGAAGCATGTGAAAGTAACCGATATTGCGGAAACCACCACTCGACTGCTCGCTGAAAAAGCAGCAGGAAAGAACAGTGAAGGCAGCGTCGATATTGTCTGGATCAATGGCGAGAACTTTCGCTCGATGAAAGACAACGCGCTATTGTTTGGGCCATTTACAGAATCACTTCCAAATTGGCAGTATGTCGATAAGTCTCTGCCAATTGATGTCGATTTTTCAGAGCCGACAGAAGGCTTAGAAGCACCGTGGGGCGTGGGACAACTTGTGTTCATTCACGATCAAGAGACGCTGCACAATCCACCACAATCATTCTCAGAGATGTTGAGCTACGCTCAGGCTTTCCCGAACCGCTTAAGCTACCCTCGCCCACCAGAATTTCATGGCACGAGCTTCATTAAGTCTCTATTGATTGAACTAACAAACAATAACCCTGCGCTGGCTCAGCCGGTTTCAGAAGGCAACTTCCAAGAAGTGACGGCACCACTTTGGGCTTACTTAGATAAATTCCATAAAGTGGCTTGGCGCGGTGGCAAACAATTCCCAGCAGGCACATCGGAAAGCATCCAACTCCTGGATGACGGACAGATCGATCTCGCGATTACGTTCAATCCAAACTCTGTTTATTCAGCACAAGCAAGTGGTCGCCTAGCCGAAACCACTAAGGCTTATGCTCTAGAAAGCGGCGCACTATCTAACATTCACTTCCTTGCGATTCCTTGGAATGCCAATGCAACCGCAGGTGCTCAAGTGACCATTAACTTCTTACTGAGCCCAGAAGCACAGTCTCGTAAAGGTGACCTCAATGTTTGGGGCGATCCTTCGGTTCTGAGCAGCAAGTACCTCACTGGCAGCGCTAAAAACACCCAGCAATTTAAATCGGTTGATGAACCACACCCTAGCTGGCAAAACGCGCTCGAGAAAGAGTGGCTTAAGCGATACGGTAACTAG
- a CDS encoding CDP-alcohol phosphatidyltransferase family protein — MLDKYSIKVIKWPLNQSAKLLNQLGITANQTTLFGFLVGCLAFPALAFQQYEWALGFIVFNRVCDGLDGALARIQGISDAGGFLDISLDFLFYSLIPFGFVIANPEHNAIAGAFLIFSFIGTGSSFLAFAVMAGKRGIENPVYKHKSLYYMSGLTEGTETIACFIAFCIWPQHFAVIAYTFGAACWLTTFMRIYFGFQTLKNQTT, encoded by the coding sequence ATGCTGGATAAGTACTCCATTAAGGTCATTAAGTGGCCATTAAATCAGTCTGCTAAGTTACTGAACCAATTGGGTATCACGGCCAATCAAACCACGTTATTCGGATTTCTGGTTGGGTGTTTAGCATTTCCAGCGCTAGCATTTCAGCAATACGAGTGGGCGTTAGGCTTCATTGTATTCAACAGAGTGTGTGATGGGCTTGATGGAGCCTTGGCTCGAATCCAAGGCATTAGTGATGCGGGTGGTTTCCTCGACATCAGCCTAGATTTCCTATTCTACTCGCTGATCCCTTTTGGTTTTGTCATTGCCAACCCAGAACATAACGCCATTGCCGGTGCATTTTTGATCTTCTCTTTTATCGGCACAGGCAGCAGCTTTTTGGCGTTTGCCGTTATGGCAGGCAAGCGAGGCATAGAAAACCCAGTCTATAAACATAAGTCTCTGTACTACATGTCGGGGTTAACCGAAGGCACTGAAACCATCGCCTGTTTCATAGCGTTCTGTATTTGGCCTCAACACTTTGCAGTTATCGCTTACACCTTTGGTGCAGCTTGTTGGCTAACTACGTTCATGCGTATTTATTTTGGGTTCCAGACACTCAAGAATCAAACCACCTAG
- a CDS encoding ATP-binding cassette domain-containing protein, with amino-acid sequence MSLYLNDLAIRKTDGDSLFSALNVTLESGQILALMGPSGCGKSTLLDAIAGHLSEEFSYSGTVVLNDIQLDELPSHQREVGILFQDDLLFPHLKVWENLAFSLPNSIKGSARQQQAMAALKDIELTHLAESFPDQISGGQRARISLTRMLLAKPKLALLDEPFSKLDQELRAQFRDWVFEQLTKANIPTLMVTHDEADVPQGAEVLSWPWRSNHAG; translated from the coding sequence ATGAGTCTGTACCTCAACGACCTCGCCATCCGTAAAACCGATGGAGATTCGCTGTTCTCAGCGCTAAACGTAACATTAGAATCTGGCCAAATACTGGCTTTAATGGGGCCGAGTGGCTGCGGAAAGTCGACCTTATTGGATGCGATAGCTGGTCACTTAAGTGAAGAGTTTTCGTATTCTGGCACCGTTGTGTTGAACGATATTCAGCTCGACGAGCTTCCTTCACATCAGCGTGAAGTCGGTATTTTGTTTCAAGATGACTTGTTGTTTCCGCACCTCAAAGTATGGGAGAACTTGGCGTTCTCTCTGCCTAATTCAATTAAGGGCTCCGCTCGTCAACAGCAAGCAATGGCTGCACTAAAAGACATAGAGCTAACTCACTTAGCTGAATCTTTCCCGGATCAAATATCTGGTGGTCAACGCGCAAGAATAAGCTTAACTCGTATGTTGTTAGCCAAGCCTAAGCTCGCCTTGCTTGACGAACCGTTCAGCAAGCTAGACCAAGAGTTAAGAGCACAATTTCGCGATTGGGTGTTTGAACAATTGACCAAAGCGAATATCCCTACATTAATGGTCACGCACGACGAAGCCGATGTACCTCAAGGGGCAGAAGTACTGTCTTGGCCATGGAGAAGTAACCATGCTGGATAA
- a CDS encoding sodium-dependent transporter, which yields MATSNTTTTPRDTWGSKLGFVMAAAGSAVGLGNIWKFPYTAGESGGGAFVAIYLFFVIFIGFSVMLTEFAIGRHTQKSAVGAFKSTDRRWTFAGVIGVVSGLLIMGFYPVVGGWSIAYIGKIAGGLLDAPEAIGDSFGGFISNPVQPLMWMGLYLLLNIVIVMKGISGGIEKAGKILMPLLFIILIVVSIKGIMLPGAMAGLEFLFSPDFSKVDSGVILAALGQAFFSLSLGMGCMLTYGSYLKKKENLVQTTAMVTAMDTGVAILAGVAMFPAMFAFGMEPAAGPGLVFVVVPQLFAEMGGVVGLLFALMFFVGLSVAALTSSVSLLEVVVSYLIDEKGMKRVTAVLSASVVMAILCIFASLSLGGFGPTLFGTGAFDIFDLLTDKIFLAVGGMLVCIFAGWRLNRADLEKEITNDGEVSFPLFGLWYTLVKYIIPVAIAIVAFMGISSGFDSGKGAIMLLGIGIIAGSALISKKL from the coding sequence GTGGCTACTAGTAATACAACCACAACACCCCGCGATACCTGGGGTTCGAAGTTAGGATTCGTAATGGCTGCAGCAGGTTCTGCTGTTGGTCTAGGTAACATTTGGAAATTCCCTTACACAGCAGGCGAAAGTGGCGGCGGTGCATTCGTTGCAATTTACCTGTTTTTTGTAATCTTTATCGGTTTCAGTGTAATGCTGACTGAATTTGCGATTGGCCGTCATACGCAAAAATCAGCAGTAGGTGCATTTAAATCAACTGACCGTCGTTGGACGTTCGCTGGTGTTATCGGCGTAGTCAGTGGTCTACTTATCATGGGTTTCTACCCTGTAGTAGGTGGCTGGTCTATCGCATACATCGGTAAGATTGCGGGTGGTCTACTAGATGCACCTGAAGCAATCGGTGACAGCTTCGGTGGCTTTATCTCAAACCCAGTTCAACCACTTATGTGGATGGGCCTATACCTACTACTTAACATTGTTATTGTTATGAAGGGTATCTCTGGTGGTATTGAGAAAGCAGGTAAGATCCTGATGCCACTTCTTTTCATTATCCTTATCGTGGTATCAATCAAAGGCATCATGCTTCCGGGCGCGATGGCTGGTCTTGAATTTCTATTCAGCCCTGACTTCTCTAAAGTAGATAGCGGTGTAATCCTAGCTGCACTAGGTCAAGCATTCTTCTCACTATCTCTTGGTATGGGTTGTATGTTGACTTACGGTTCTTACCTTAAGAAGAAAGAGAACCTAGTTCAAACTACGGCTATGGTTACGGCAATGGATACAGGTGTTGCTATCCTAGCTGGTGTTGCAATGTTCCCTGCAATGTTCGCATTCGGTATGGAACCTGCAGCTGGTCCTGGTCTAGTATTCGTTGTTGTACCTCAGCTATTCGCTGAAATGGGCGGCGTAGTTGGTCTTCTATTCGCTCTTATGTTCTTCGTTGGTCTAAGTGTTGCGGCACTGACTTCTTCAGTATCTCTACTAGAAGTTGTGGTTTCTTACCTAATCGATGAGAAAGGCATGAAGCGTGTGACTGCAGTACTGTCTGCAAGTGTAGTAATGGCGATTCTATGTATCTTCGCTTCTCTATCACTTGGTGGCTTCGGTCCTACACTGTTCGGTACTGGCGCATTCGATATCTTCGACCTACTAACTGATAAGATCTTCCTAGCCGTTGGCGGTATGTTGGTATGTATCTTCGCTGGTTGGAGACTAAACCGTGCAGACCTTGAGAAAGAAATCACTAACGACGGTGAAGTATCTTTCCCTCTATTCGGTCTATGGTACACACTAGTTAAGTACATCATCCCAGTAGCTATCGCTATCGTAGCGTTCATGGGTATCTCTTCTGGCTTCGACAGCGGTAAAGGTGCAATCATGCTACTAGGTATTGGTATCATTGCTGGCTCTGCGCTTATCTCTAAGAAGTTATAG
- a CDS encoding class I SAM-dependent methyltransferase: protein MEASALPLFFSHIEQQLNEVPNELRRIFHGRGKFWPGLEQLTCDWVDGQLLVNVFKEVNDEFLSSLKAGLVELTNKDIWQSKQGTSIVLQHRYADGAPSEVLWGELNDSPVVVEHGLKYQLDIGRNQNFGLFLDMRNGRQWVQDNAKDKNVLNLFAYTCGFSVAAIAGGARQCMNVDMSRGSLNKGRDNHRLNDHDMRSVNFLGYDIFKSWGKIKKGGPYELVIIDPPSFQKGSFALTKDYKKILRRLPELLTEGGEVIACVNSPAVSPNFLIETMAEEAPSVEFIERLDNPPEFVDVDLDSSLKVLRFKISASADA from the coding sequence ATGGAAGCATCAGCTTTACCTCTGTTTTTTAGTCATATTGAACAGCAACTTAATGAAGTACCAAACGAATTACGCCGTATTTTCCACGGGCGCGGTAAGTTTTGGCCTGGTCTAGAGCAACTGACATGTGATTGGGTTGATGGACAACTACTGGTTAACGTGTTTAAAGAAGTCAACGATGAATTCTTGTCATCTCTTAAAGCTGGATTGGTTGAACTCACCAACAAAGATATCTGGCAATCAAAGCAGGGCACAAGCATTGTTCTGCAACACCGTTATGCCGATGGCGCGCCTTCAGAGGTCCTATGGGGTGAGTTGAATGATTCTCCGGTTGTGGTTGAGCACGGTCTTAAGTACCAATTAGATATTGGTCGTAATCAGAACTTCGGTTTGTTCCTAGACATGCGTAATGGTCGTCAGTGGGTACAAGATAATGCCAAGGATAAGAACGTTCTTAACCTGTTCGCATACACTTGTGGTTTCTCTGTCGCGGCTATCGCTGGTGGCGCTCGTCAATGTATGAACGTGGACATGTCACGTGGCTCGCTAAACAAAGGCCGCGATAATCACCGTCTGAATGATCACGATATGCGCTCGGTTAACTTCCTTGGTTACGATATCTTTAAGTCGTGGGGAAAAATCAAGAAGGGCGGCCCTTACGAGCTAGTGATCATCGATCCGCCTTCGTTCCAAAAAGGCAGCTTTGCTCTAACTAAAGACTACAAAAAGATCTTACGTCGTTTACCTGAACTTCTAACTGAAGGTGGTGAAGTTATTGCGTGTGTGAATTCACCTGCTGTATCACCAAACTTCCTGATTGAGACGATGGCAGAAGAAGCACCAAGCGTTGAATTCATTGAGCGTCTGGACAACCCGCCTGAGTTTGTCGATGTCGACCTTGATTCAAGCTTGAAGGTGTTGAGATTTAAAATTAGCGCTTCTGCAGATGCTTAA
- a CDS encoding TIGR01621 family pseudouridine synthase: protein MFDILLNHSDFLLINKHPGVSVHKDDGDTMLLQEVAKAINEPKLYLVHRLDKMTSGILLLAKNASAASELSQLFAKREVEKYYLAIGSKKPKKKQGLISGDMERSRRSSWKLLTSKENPAITQFLSATAEPGERLLLCKPYTGRTHQIRVAMKSIGSAIVGDPIYNPSSEADRGYLHAFAIRFTYQSQAYEYVCDPRGLNSLGEKWHQETVSNGLDSWLEPWSLTWPKLNTK, encoded by the coding sequence ATGTTCGATATTCTTCTGAACCACTCTGATTTTTTACTTATCAATAAGCATCCTGGAGTCAGCGTCCACAAAGACGATGGCGATACCATGTTGCTTCAAGAAGTTGCTAAGGCAATTAATGAGCCTAAGCTGTATCTCGTTCATCGACTAGATAAAATGACTTCGGGCATTCTGCTGCTGGCAAAAAATGCGTCGGCGGCGAGCGAGCTTTCACAGCTATTTGCAAAGCGTGAAGTAGAAAAATACTACCTTGCGATTGGTTCTAAGAAGCCAAAGAAAAAGCAAGGTTTGATCTCAGGAGACATGGAGCGTTCACGACGCTCAAGTTGGAAACTTCTGACATCCAAAGAGAATCCAGCGATTACTCAGTTTTTATCAGCAACGGCTGAACCCGGTGAGCGTTTGCTGTTATGCAAACCCTATACGGGGCGAACTCACCAGATCCGTGTCGCGATGAAGTCGATCGGCTCAGCCATTGTTGGTGACCCTATTTATAATCCATCGAGTGAGGCTGACAGAGGTTATCTGCATGCCTTCGCGATTCGATTTACCTATCAATCACAAGCCTACGAATATGTCTGCGATCCAAGAGGGCTAAACTCCTTGGGTGAGAAGTGGCATCAGGAAACCGTGTCGAACGGTTTGGACAGTTGGCTTGAACCTTGGTCATTAACTTGGCCAAAGCTAAACACTAAGTGA
- a CDS encoding methyl-accepting chemotaxis protein: protein MKLSVRKKLYAGFGSILAVLVTLVSIVWIEVIGAHRSADEIRMDDVPGTVTYLVLIDEAGDVYRDALGAIIQVDNALNDYRTNKNEFAQAIEQAKRLESRGSEDHRRIQRIEDLMGRFTQEFESTLVPKINDEAALLANIQQLRSLYESNLIPIENLLDQASASERADTEQSLLTLTDTFTTIERTIMLLSAIAIVFGCVIAYLLSSSITNRLTRVEQVARRVANGDLTAGDIIDDSGDELAELAKSINQMQKSLVDLLGSISSVTHQVQSVTGELSSISQDIVTGASAQADKANLIATAAEELSLTISEVAQQGISTYEEARRSETSAEDGRNVIVEMVASIQQVSTQMSDMSLQMNTLGSHGEQIGSVIKVIEDIAEQTNLLALNAAIEAARAGEFGRGFAVVADEVRALAERTTKATQEVSGIIQSIQSGTQEAVTYTQDNCRLVEIGVEQSSGAVSALEAIVSGAGNVQSMVNSIATAAEEQTAVTKEIAADITAISDISEQSLQLATRSSENTSGLNAKVAELEALIGKFKLA, encoded by the coding sequence ATGAAATTATCGGTGAGAAAGAAACTGTATGCCGGTTTTGGCTCTATATTGGCGGTGCTTGTCACGTTAGTCAGTATTGTATGGATAGAGGTTATTGGCGCTCATAGAAGTGCCGATGAGATCAGAATGGACGATGTACCGGGCACTGTTACCTATCTTGTTCTGATAGATGAAGCTGGAGATGTCTACCGAGATGCGTTAGGTGCGATTATTCAGGTTGATAACGCGCTGAACGATTATCGAACCAATAAGAACGAATTTGCCCAAGCAATCGAGCAGGCGAAGCGTTTGGAGAGTAGAGGTTCGGAAGATCACCGTCGTATTCAGCGAATTGAAGACCTGATGGGGCGTTTCACTCAAGAGTTTGAATCAACGCTTGTGCCGAAGATCAATGATGAAGCTGCGCTCCTAGCCAACATTCAACAGCTACGATCTTTGTATGAGAGCAATCTCATCCCTATTGAGAACTTACTGGATCAAGCGTCAGCAAGTGAGCGTGCAGATACAGAACAGTCACTACTGACACTAACCGATACGTTTACCACCATCGAACGTACCATCATGCTGTTGTCTGCTATTGCGATTGTCTTTGGTTGTGTGATTGCGTATCTATTGTCTAGCTCTATTACCAACCGCCTGACTCGTGTTGAACAAGTAGCACGACGTGTAGCAAATGGTGACCTAACGGCTGGCGACATTATTGATGATTCTGGCGATGAATTAGCTGAACTGGCTAAGTCGATTAACCAGATGCAGAAATCGCTAGTAGACCTACTAGGTTCAATCTCGTCTGTGACTCACCAAGTCCAATCGGTGACAGGTGAGCTATCGTCAATCAGCCAAGACATCGTGACGGGCGCATCAGCTCAAGCAGACAAAGCTAACTTGATTGCAACGGCTGCTGAAGAGCTAAGTTTGACCATTTCTGAAGTGGCGCAGCAAGGTATTTCTACTTATGAAGAAGCACGTCGCTCTGAAACGTCTGCAGAAGATGGCCGCAACGTGATTGTTGAGATGGTGGCGAGTATTCAACAAGTGTCGACTCAAATGAGTGACATGTCGCTACAGATGAACACGCTGGGTTCGCATGGTGAGCAGATTGGTAGCGTTATTAAGGTAATCGAAGACATTGCTGAGCAAACCAACCTGTTAGCTCTTAACGCTGCAATTGAAGCGGCACGTGCAGGCGAATTCGGTCGTGGTTTTGCTGTGGTAGCCGATGAAGTGCGAGCGCTAGCAGAAAGAACAACCAAAGCGACACAAGAAGTCTCGGGTATCATTCAATCGATTCAATCGGGCACTCAAGAAGCGGTGACTTACACTCAAGACAACTGTCGTTTAGTTGAGATTGGTGTCGAGCAAAGCTCAGGTGCTGTTTCTGCGCTAGAGGCGATTGTGAGCGGTGCGGGCAATGTACAAAGCATGGTTAACTCTATTGCGACTGCGGCAGAAGAACAGACGGCTGTGACCAAAGAAATTGCAGCGGATATTACCGCGATTAGCGATATCTCTGAGCAATCTTTGCAACTGGCGACTCGAAGCTCTGAAAACACATCAGGCTTGAACGCTAAGGTTGCTGAGCTAGAAGCATTAATCGGTAAGTTTAAACTGGCGTAA